From Methanocella paludicola SANAE, a single genomic window includes:
- a CDS encoding glycosyltransferase family 39 protein — protein MAGQRSFNSPIEVVANNRYAICLAAISLLTLVLRLYHLGLDSLWLDESFSIVLSQNSLTGIIALASEDVHPPLYYLLLHFFLSLPGQIELVARMPSVIFGVLAIFPLYFLAKDLFGKNVGIVASLLYAVSFAGITYSQEARMYTMMVFLGAIQMYYFYRSIKRDQLADWAVFAISSVLIVYTHYYGFLLTGTLALYGLAISFRTKSKDALNTAAFRHLLIIMALIFLAFLPQLPVAYHQSQSSMVASQLQTDNLMFFPKLAYFLTACGIKNPRTILTVAFTAAYMALSAAGIVLAWRKKSRELSYLLTILIIASMATLLLSNFTRFCGFRYILFLIVPYLALVSNGIVSLAEHAGNARYRVMTLAGMIALILLAVAFSITPLYSGTNVDIRGAMQYVKDHSSSGDKVVVFNSDSISPGLYAGLLGIQDMVEKNSSYDDIISDDSGIVWAIVSDIRDNPGNEDVLPLLNEHMQLRATVSRASVYYRPT, from the coding sequence ATGGCTGGTCAACGATCATTCAATAGCCCGATAGAAGTCGTAGCGAATAATCGCTACGCAATATGCCTGGCGGCCATTTCCCTCCTCACGCTAGTGCTGAGGCTTTATCATCTGGGGCTTGATAGCCTGTGGCTGGACGAGTCGTTTAGTATCGTTCTGTCCCAAAACAGCCTCACGGGAATAATTGCGCTGGCAAGCGAAGACGTCCATCCTCCCCTTTATTATCTTCTCCTGCACTTTTTCCTGAGCCTGCCGGGACAGATCGAGCTCGTGGCAAGGATGCCCTCTGTGATATTTGGCGTCCTTGCGATATTCCCTCTCTATTTCCTGGCGAAGGATCTTTTTGGAAAGAACGTGGGTATCGTGGCCTCGCTGCTCTACGCGGTCTCTTTCGCCGGCATTACCTATTCGCAGGAGGCGCGCATGTACACGATGATGGTATTCCTGGGCGCCATCCAGATGTACTATTTTTACCGCTCGATAAAGAGAGACCAGCTGGCCGATTGGGCGGTTTTCGCGATATCCTCCGTATTGATAGTGTACACGCACTACTACGGTTTCCTGCTCACGGGCACGCTGGCCCTGTATGGCCTCGCCATATCGTTCAGGACAAAAAGCAAGGACGCCCTTAACACGGCGGCATTCCGGCATTTGCTCATCATCATGGCGTTGATCTTTCTGGCCTTCCTGCCCCAGCTTCCCGTTGCGTACCACCAGTCGCAATCGAGCATGGTGGCCAGCCAGCTACAAACCGATAACCTCATGTTTTTCCCGAAGTTAGCGTATTTCCTGACGGCCTGTGGCATAAAGAACCCCCGGACCATCCTCACAGTGGCGTTTACCGCGGCATACATGGCGCTATCCGCCGCCGGCATCGTCCTCGCCTGGAGGAAAAAGTCCCGCGAGCTATCGTACCTGCTCACGATACTTATCATCGCTTCGATGGCCACGCTCCTGCTATCTAACTTTACCAGGTTCTGCGGGTTCAGGTATATATTATTTTTAATCGTTCCGTACCTCGCGCTCGTGTCCAACGGCATCGTATCGCTCGCAGAGCATGCGGGTAATGCCCGATATAGGGTAATGACGCTCGCCGGCATGATCGCGCTCATACTCCTGGCCGTAGCATTCAGCATTACGCCGTTGTACAGCGGCACGAACGTAGACATAAGGGGAGCCATGCAATACGTTAAGGACCATTCGAGCTCAGGGGATAAGGTCGTAGTATTCAATAGCGACAGCATATCGCCGGGCTTGTATGCCGGCTTGCTGGGGATCCAGGATATGGTCGAAAAAAATTCGAGCTATGACGACATAATAAGTGACGATAGCGGCATTGTATGGGCTATCGTATCTGATATTCGGGATAATCCCGGGAACGAAGACGTACTGCCCTTGCTGAACGAGCATATGCAGTTACGTGCCACGGTATCCAGGGCATCGGTCTATTACCGCCCGACATAA
- a CDS encoding glycosyltransferase family 4 protein produces MRIALVRGNNLNRFEMQSYKPLSQRHEITGYSSYTNKFETVDMGFPVKKLHTTEERYGFLPSPLRGMAYGLSLPRGLNERMAGLEKELEDKDIVHTAETFTGYSYQAARYKAVSKVKLALTVWENIPFLSTHLFRGFDGISETMRRALTGNDRIVEYTKSRADVFIAVTDRAKAALMIEGVPEDRIRVVPAGIDTGRFKPAPADPELRKKLGASDDDLLVLYMGRLVKEKGVYDLLHAAMLIARDPELKSVKIAMVGTGPEKDAVAERIAPAGLRERVLLAGGFSYSAVPDLYNAADTFILPSIPAPFWQEQFGMVLVEAMASGLPVISTMSGSIPEVVGDAGILIQPNDPLSIYNEIKRLAADASAREAYGKRGRRRALEKFDTRIVSEQVEAIYRDLM; encoded by the coding sequence TTGAGGATCGCGCTGGTGAGGGGAAATAACCTGAATCGTTTTGAGATGCAGAGCTATAAGCCCCTATCCCAAAGGCACGAGATCACGGGATATTCCTCCTACACGAATAAGTTCGAGACCGTAGACATGGGATTCCCCGTAAAAAAGCTGCACACCACCGAGGAACGTTATGGTTTTTTACCATCACCGCTGAGAGGCATGGCGTATGGATTATCTCTTCCCAGGGGCTTGAACGAGAGGATGGCTGGCCTGGAGAAGGAGCTCGAGGATAAGGATATCGTCCATACGGCAGAAACATTTACTGGCTATTCTTACCAGGCCGCCAGATACAAGGCCGTAAGTAAGGTCAAGCTTGCCCTGACCGTATGGGAGAACATACCATTTTTATCCACGCACCTCTTCCGGGGATTTGATGGTATATCGGAGACGATGCGAAGAGCCCTGACCGGTAATGACCGCATTGTCGAATATACTAAAAGCCGGGCCGATGTCTTCATTGCCGTGACTGATCGGGCGAAGGCTGCACTGATGATCGAAGGGGTTCCCGAAGACCGTATCCGGGTCGTCCCGGCGGGCATTGACACCGGGCGCTTCAAGCCTGCGCCCGCCGATCCGGAATTGAGGAAAAAGCTGGGCGCTTCTGACGATGACCTTCTAGTATTATACATGGGAAGACTGGTTAAGGAGAAAGGCGTCTATGACCTGCTCCACGCGGCCATGCTGATAGCCCGAGACCCTGAGCTGAAGAGCGTGAAGATTGCGATGGTGGGCACAGGGCCGGAAAAGGACGCCGTGGCCGAAAGGATCGCGCCCGCCGGCTTAAGGGAGCGGGTGTTGCTTGCCGGAGGCTTTTCTTATAGTGCCGTACCAGATCTATACAATGCGGCCGACACTTTTATACTCCCCAGTATTCCTGCGCCTTTCTGGCAGGAGCAGTTCGGCATGGTACTGGTCGAAGCCATGGCCTCTGGCCTCCCCGTCATTTCAACGATGAGCGGCTCAATACCCGAGGTAGTGGGCGATGCCGGCATATTGATACAGCCCAATGACCCGTTATCCATCTACAACGAGATCAAGAGGCTGGCCGCAGACGCATCGGCCAGAGAAGCGTATGGAAAGCGGGGCAGGCGGAGGGCTCTGGAAAAGTTCGATACCCGTATCGTCTCTGAGCAAGTCGAAGCTATTTATCGGGACCTGATGTAG
- a CDS encoding flippase: MSTARTLAKNTTVLLAAQIISIAVSLTYLSYSARYLTPDGFSIMSFALSFTTVFAYFADFGFSTLTAMKVARDKSQAGKYLGNLAALRIFLSVLLVLVMAVVINVGDYPEQTIQVVYIIAISTVLYVLNGLFNSLFQAFEKMEYQSIGTVLYSVLMFSGTFLAIHFDLGLMGFAFINLATNLLVIIYSLIVSALFIVKPKMELDPRFLKTIIIESLPFGIGGFFLTIYYSIDSLLLFNMQAQDVLGWYSASSRLVHYLQVVPLMVNTALFPAMSRFFISSPDNLKLIYEKYMKFMLVIGVPMAVGATVLADKIIWTIYGDGYSPSIVVMQIVIWSVFLSFVYTPFLQTFSSTNHQRLTTVIIGIGMLVNFALNIILIPLLSYIGSSFALVMSELTMLVISFYYATRLGFGIKGAIIVQILSRVAAASMVMGAFLWLLKSWNILVLIPCGILVYFVSLYAAGGIDSEDLSLVRSILKGKYAAPVKNDQASTTSGPDK; this comes from the coding sequence ATGTCTACGGCGAGAACATTAGCCAAGAACACGACCGTCCTGCTGGCGGCGCAGATCATCAGCATAGCCGTCAGCCTGACATACCTTTCTTATTCAGCGCGATATTTGACGCCCGATGGCTTCAGCATCATGAGCTTCGCCCTGTCGTTTACCACCGTATTCGCCTATTTTGCCGACTTCGGTTTCAGTACCCTGACGGCGATGAAGGTTGCCAGGGATAAGTCACAGGCCGGCAAGTACCTCGGTAACTTGGCCGCGCTCAGGATATTCCTGTCCGTGCTCCTGGTACTGGTTATGGCCGTAGTCATAAATGTCGGTGATTATCCTGAGCAGACCATTCAGGTCGTTTATATCATCGCCATATCGACGGTGTTATACGTATTGAACGGGCTGTTCAACTCGCTTTTCCAGGCGTTCGAAAAGATGGAATACCAGTCCATCGGTACGGTGTTATACAGCGTCCTGATGTTCTCGGGCACTTTTCTGGCCATACATTTTGACCTCGGGCTTATGGGGTTTGCATTCATCAACCTAGCAACGAACCTGCTCGTCATAATCTATAGCTTAATAGTCAGCGCACTTTTTATCGTCAAACCGAAAATGGAGCTAGACCCCCGGTTCTTAAAAACAATCATCATCGAATCCCTGCCGTTTGGCATTGGGGGATTTTTTCTGACGATCTATTATTCTATTGACTCCTTGCTATTATTCAACATGCAGGCGCAGGATGTGCTGGGCTGGTACTCAGCGTCATCGAGGCTTGTACACTACCTCCAGGTTGTGCCCTTGATGGTCAACACCGCGTTATTTCCCGCGATGTCCAGGTTCTTCATTTCTTCTCCGGATAACCTGAAGCTGATCTATGAGAAGTACATGAAGTTCATGCTGGTAATAGGCGTGCCGATGGCAGTTGGCGCAACTGTGCTGGCGGATAAGATCATATGGACAATATATGGCGATGGATATTCTCCATCCATAGTCGTCATGCAAATAGTGATATGGTCCGTCTTTTTGTCCTTCGTATACACGCCATTCCTGCAGACATTCAGCTCTACCAACCATCAGAGGCTCACGACGGTGATAATCGGGATAGGCATGCTCGTGAACTTCGCCTTGAACATCATATTAATACCTCTCTTAAGCTATATCGGCTCTAGCTTTGCGCTGGTGATGTCTGAGCTAACGATGCTGGTGATCAGCTTTTATTACGCCACAAGGCTGGGATTTGGTATCAAGGGCGCTATCATCGTACAGATCTTGAGCAGGGTGGCGGCCGCAAGTATGGTCATGGGAGCCTTCCTCTGGCTCTTGAAAAGCTGGAACATCTTGGTCCTGATACCATGCGGTATTTTAGTGTATTTTGTCTCGCTTTATGCCGCAGGAGGGATCGATAGTGAGGACCTATCGCTGGTCCGGTCTATCCTCAAAGGAAAGTACGCGGCTCCAGTAAAAAATGATCAGGCCAGTACTACATCAGGTCCCGATAAATAG
- a CDS encoding glycosyltransferase family 2 protein — protein sequence MKPCVTIIILNWNGTDDTAECLDSLISLDYPNYKILLVDNASTDGSVELFRQKYPDIELLVNQENLGFAGGNNAGIKRALEEGADYLLLLNNDTTVEPGFLGRMVGTAESDAGIGIVGPKICMYSDPEKIWSAGGRINMFTGKIGNMGEGLPEKDFAGVREVDYVSGCALLIKSEVARRIGPMEERYFLYFEETDWNLRARSAGYRSVVDYDARIFHKAGISTGKVKDSDYYYGPRNLPLFVSVNGRWYHKLIFYPLFFIRYGLSYLVNLLRGRPGRSRYIARGIGDFINKKYGKLEP from the coding sequence ATGAAGCCCTGCGTCACCATCATCATATTAAACTGGAACGGCACGGACGACACAGCCGAGTGCCTGGATTCGCTCATATCTCTCGATTACCCGAACTATAAAATACTGCTCGTCGATAATGCCTCGACCGACGGGTCCGTCGAGTTGTTCAGGCAGAAGTACCCGGACATAGAGCTGTTGGTGAACCAGGAGAATTTGGGGTTTGCCGGAGGGAATAACGCAGGCATAAAGCGAGCCCTGGAGGAAGGCGCCGACTATCTGCTATTATTGAATAACGATACGACCGTCGAGCCCGGCTTTCTGGGCAGGATGGTAGGCACGGCCGAAAGTGACGCGGGCATAGGCATCGTGGGCCCGAAGATATGCATGTACAGCGACCCTGAAAAAATATGGTCGGCCGGGGGCAGGATCAACATGTTCACAGGTAAGATCGGGAACATGGGAGAGGGGCTGCCAGAAAAAGACTTTGCCGGCGTGCGGGAGGTCGACTACGTGAGCGGCTGCGCGCTATTAATAAAGTCGGAGGTGGCGAGGCGCATCGGCCCTATGGAGGAGCGTTACTTCCTTTACTTCGAGGAGACCGACTGGAACCTCCGGGCACGTTCGGCCGGCTACCGTTCCGTGGTGGACTACGACGCGCGCATATTCCACAAGGCCGGGATATCTACAGGCAAAGTGAAGGACTCCGATTATTACTATGGCCCGAGAAACCTGCCCCTCTTCGTCAGCGTGAACGGCCGGTGGTACCACAAGCTCATCTTTTACCCGCTCTTTTTTATACGGTATGGCCTATCGTATTTAGTGAACCTGCTCAGGGGACGGCCCGGAAGGAGCCGGTACATAGCCCGGGGCATCGGCGACTTCATCAACAAAAAGTACGGAAAGCTCGAGCCCTAG
- a CDS encoding glycosyltransferase family 4 protein: MDTAIVIKRLVGQDAMSNFTMASAEALKKTGKVTVFTFAYERPPVEGVEIRLMGGKNSHSMGTNLEALAGAVGLARELSKYDVLLMVDPDVGPMPACRLALRYNPKLRVMWTFHGLTPVQYVSGARDRWLMRIRKFFYVRSMRRADMVQVFSQFIKKEVLHWGIDPSRVVVMPLGVEPGGMRGDGGKVRSRYGIGDKFVVLYVGRLANFKHVDELIKAVSTLDDACLLIVGDGPERENLRKLIKELHMDSRAWLAGRVPDGELPDYYAACDAWATASRHEGFCVPVIEAMSAAKPVVVPDTGAMPETAGPAGLVYRPGDVADLAKKLGMLIKDKALYSSLSSRAEERVREFDMQAVLRQYVGLCSR, from the coding sequence ATGGATACGGCGATCGTCATCAAGCGGCTTGTCGGCCAGGACGCGATGAGCAACTTCACGATGGCGTCTGCCGAAGCGCTAAAGAAGACCGGAAAGGTCACCGTATTTACTTTTGCTTACGAGCGCCCTCCCGTAGAGGGCGTGGAAATTCGACTTATGGGAGGCAAAAACAGCCACAGCATGGGCACGAACCTGGAAGCCCTGGCGGGCGCAGTCGGCCTGGCCCGTGAGCTTTCGAAGTACGACGTGTTGTTAATGGTCGACCCGGATGTGGGCCCGATGCCCGCGTGCCGTCTGGCACTGCGCTATAACCCTAAGCTGAGGGTCATGTGGACCTTCCATGGCCTCACGCCCGTGCAGTACGTGAGCGGCGCCAGGGACCGGTGGCTCATGCGGATCAGGAAGTTCTTTTATGTCCGCTCCATGAGGAGGGCCGACATGGTACAGGTATTCAGCCAGTTCATTAAAAAAGAGGTATTGCATTGGGGGATCGATCCTTCCCGGGTCGTGGTCATGCCACTGGGCGTGGAGCCGGGCGGGATGCGGGGCGACGGGGGCAAGGTCAGGAGCAGGTACGGCATCGGCGACAAATTTGTGGTCCTGTACGTGGGGCGCCTGGCCAATTTCAAGCACGTCGACGAATTAATTAAGGCCGTATCCACCCTGGATGATGCCTGCCTCCTGATCGTCGGGGATGGCCCTGAGCGTGAAAATCTGCGGAAACTGATCAAGGAGCTTCACATGGATAGCCGGGCCTGGCTCGCAGGGAGGGTCCCTGACGGGGAGCTGCCCGACTATTATGCGGCATGCGACGCGTGGGCCACGGCGAGCCGGCACGAGGGGTTCTGTGTCCCGGTCATCGAGGCGATGTCGGCCGCGAAGCCCGTGGTCGTGCCCGATACGGGCGCCATGCCCGAGACCGCGGGCCCTGCCGGACTGGTATACAGGCCCGGGGACGTAGCGGACCTCGCGAAAAAGCTCGGCATGCTCATTAAGGATAAAGCGCTCTACTCTTCGCTAAGCAGCCGGGCGGAGGAGAGAGTTCGTGAGTTCGATATGCAGGCGGTGCTCAGGCAGTACGTCGGCCTGTGCTCGCGCTAG